Below is a window of Zygosaccharomyces rouxii strain CBS732 chromosome C complete sequence DNA.
aaattagctttcaacttcttcccTGATCTTCCGTCATATGAATCGCTCCAGACGTAGTCGTTACGAACGCTCTCTCTTTATACAACTCATCAATATCGACCCGTGAAATATCCTCCCCAAACACATCGACAGTTTGCCAATTCCTACCACTATCAAATGTTATCTGCAAGCTACGCTCGAAATAAAACATTAAAGTATGGGAGTCCTTGAAGGTGTAGAAATTTCCGTGATTGAAATCATTGGGTTTATGAGGTCTCTCTATATGAGATCTCGATACACCAGGAACAAATTCTTGAGCAGTCACTAGTGCCCACAGAGCCCAAAATACTAGAATAAACTGCATCCTTATCTCCGGTTTCCACTGGTTACACCGCATGCCAAGAAGTTCCAAGATCCATGAATGCCCCTCGccttttatcaattttttatctcGATTACCCGAAAATACCAAGAGATAAAGAAAGGTAGATACTGATAACCGAGAAAATGTCTGGGGCTGACAACAGAACTTGTATTAGTACACAATCAAATTCACCGATGCCATCCACTAACCACCAGCACTAGTAAGTATACCCTTAGATATAGGCAAATATACGTTCAGCCTAGTATGGATAACAGCTCAACAACCCCCTCGGCACGGACACTTGCCTTTCACAAGCCACTTCAATCGCTGCTTACATGTCCAAATAAGGCATTTATGAACTGTAGTTCCTAATCgaatcttcaaataatcCGAGGACATGCAGTTCCGATCCTGGCTTTTTACGATTAATCTCCCTTGATACTGTATTATCTCTGACAAAAGAGGCACTTATAGAGCCAAAGTTTCCGGGGCATCTTCAGCTGTGATAAAAATATGGGAATGTGCAGAATTGCATGAAAGATTTTTGCACTTTTCTTTAACTTTATACCCGATCCAGCTTTCGACTTACTTTGACCGTAGTGTCTTCCTACACCTAGCAAATTTTTATACTTAACAGGAATTTTATCACGAATGGTACTATTGtatgaatcaaattcacAAAACACAAAACGGAAATTCGGATCTCTATACTGAATAAGGAAGAGACAATCGGTGGTATCATCCCCATTCCTCTTGGTTTTCATTCTTGGACCCTGACTATCGAATGATGCTGGAGGGAAAGCAACAAATTCGTTATAGAAATATTGATCATCTCCAGGAGTACTTTCACTAAGATGTCTTAGAGAAAGTTGACCATCGAACGACCCCGCAAGATGGGTTGGCAGTCGATGTGTTTAAATAATGTGCTCACCAGGTCCATGCCGAGGAAATGTCCATTTTGGGGTAGTTCAAGAAATAGTCGAGAAGTAGTATATTTTATCCCAATATGAAATATTCTATCCATAAAACGCTAAGTTGTTTTTATCAAGATTCAGAAAATTGTTTATACGTAGTGTCGAGTAATAACATACAGCCTGGGGCATGGGTAATAACGGGTTCTTCGATTAGGTGACCGACAGTCTCTATCGCTAAATGTGGTGTAACACCACATCCCCAGAAGACAGGaatttcatcatcctctATGTCGATTGCATCACCATATTCCGGCTTACTGAGATCCGAGATGCCCAATCTAATTGCACCGTCAAACCCCCAGTCGATGGGACCTCCATGCGTCAATTTGTATTCAGATGTGATGCTTCTTACAGCGTCCAAATCCTTTTCCTTATAAGGACGCATACTGACTACGTAAGGACATCGTGCGAAAATACCACTGGCATCCATATATTTTGTGGTCTTGTACATAGAGACATTTTGGCCAAGAACTGCGTTTTTGGGTGGTAAACCAGCACTGATCAAAGACCCTTCAAAGGAATAGGAGCAACCAATTAGGAATCCTACATAATTGTCCCTCCAGTACATCCTGCAATCGTTTGACTTTTCTTGAAGTCTTCCTCCTTGGAAGATGTGGTATTTTGGAATGTCGGTACGAATATCAAATCCATGGTCGGAATGGGTTATTAGGGAAACATTATCCAACTTATCGAAACTACGCTCAGTTTTCGCCAGTAGGGGACAAGGTACAGGGTTTCTATGGCACAAGTCTTCGAAATCTTTTGCAATTGCACCGGGCAGTATCAATAAATTGGCCTGCATATAACTGGGTAGTATTCCAGAGGTATGAGAGGTGAATTCCTCCCTTCTACACAGCAATCTGAAATCAGCAGGTGTGGACATGATACAGATATAGCAATATCAGGGATGGACGCATACGCATCGAAATCATTACAATGAAACCATTGGATATTATATACTCAGACACGTTTGTATTATTGAATTTTACTACAGGCTGATAGATTGCGCGCGATCTTTATCTATCTGTCTGTCATCCTATTGAGATATAGGCGGACAATTACCAATCGATCTCCGACACCtccaaaaaaaaagttgataAGAGTAAATATCggaaaaaggaaagaaaCAACACTAGTATAGGAGCTAAAGTTGGATTACTCTAGAATCGCTCTAGAGTCTGCTGGCCACTTTCATGTCTTGGATGAACTTGATAATGCCCCCCTTCACTGCCGTTGTCTCTTCTTGACAAAGCTCTTCATCTTGGGCGGTTGTGCAGCGACAAAATTACCATAAAATCCAGTAGGGGAAAAGTATGATATATCCTTTCAGGGTTTTAACTCGAAATAACAAAGGCACAACGAGCTACGTAAAGTAGACAAAAACCTGCAATAACAGATGCAGGTAACCTAAGTTCCCTTCTGGTATCAAGATTTTGCTCGTCACTAGTGAAACCCTTGGTGCCCTCTGCATTTTGCAAGAAAACTCCTTAAAGATAAATAGGAACAAATAATAAAGTGTTTAGCTTtcaattaaaaaaaaaaaaaaaaaaaa
It encodes the following:
- a CDS encoding uncharacterized protein (no similarity), producing MKTKRNGDDTTDCLFLIQYRDPNFRFVFCEFDSYNSTIRDKIPVKYKNLLGVGRHYGQSKSKAGSGIKLKKSAKIFHAILHIPIFLSQLKMPRKLWLYKCLFCQR
- a CDS encoding uncharacterized protein (conserved hypothetical protein), which encodes MSTPADFRLLCRREEFTSHTSGILPSYMQANLLILPGAIAKDFEDLCHRNPVPCPLLAKTERSFDKLDNVSLITHSDHGFDIRTDIPKYHIFQGGRLQEKSNDCRMYWRDNYVGFLIGCSYSFEGSLISAGLPPKNAVLGQNVSMYKTTKYMDASGIFARCPYVVSMRPYKEKDLDAVRSITSEYKLTHGGPIDWGFDGAIRLGISDLSKPEYGDAIDIEDDEIPVFWGCGVTPHLAIETVGHLIEEPVITHAPGCMLLLDTTYKQFSES